In Symmachiella dynata, the following are encoded in one genomic region:
- a CDS encoding sialate O-acetylesterase, translating to MPALRRNLLLTGCLLLAAFSTPHTIRADVKMPALFSDHMVLQQGQPIPIWGWADPGEQVRVTLGGDVRTVTADAEGRWKVLLGKLSAGGPHKLEIQGNNALTLSDVLIGEVWVCSGQSNMQWDVSRSNDSDLEIASAKYPNIRLITVPQVGTQEPQDDFKGKWELCSPETVPSFSAVGYFFGRQLYQTLDVPIGLIDNSWGGSSAEAWVRRDLLEADAQYDPLMERWEKTESTYDHDKAVANYKEKLVAWKTKQAAGEKVGRQPRAPRNPLTNQHRPGNLYNGVLKPVIGYGIRGAIWYQGESNAGRAYQYRNLFPLMIQNWRDEWGQGDFPFYWVQLADFRNEVPGPADSTWAELREAQTMTMTKLPNTGEAVILNLGESSDIHPKNKQDVAKRLARWALAHDYGMDIVYRSPIYKSMETDGNKIVLTFDHVGGGLDTFDVPKLIGFTIAGEDQKFVPATAKIIGKNQIEVTSDQIEAPVAVRYAWADNPVCNVQNVEGLPLTPFRTDDWKGVTADSH from the coding sequence ATGCCTGCGCTACGCCGGAATTTGCTTCTGACCGGTTGTTTGTTACTTGCCGCTTTTTCCACTCCACATACGATTCGCGCTGACGTCAAGATGCCGGCGCTGTTCAGCGACCATATGGTCTTGCAACAAGGGCAACCGATTCCGATTTGGGGCTGGGCCGATCCCGGCGAACAAGTGCGGGTGACGCTTGGCGGTGACGTTCGCACGGTCACCGCCGATGCGGAGGGCCGGTGGAAGGTCCTGCTCGGCAAACTGAGCGCCGGCGGCCCGCACAAGTTAGAAATTCAGGGGAACAATGCCCTGACGCTCAGCGATGTGCTCATCGGCGAAGTCTGGGTTTGCTCCGGCCAATCGAACATGCAATGGGACGTATCACGTTCGAATGACAGCGACCTAGAAATCGCCTCAGCAAAGTATCCCAACATTCGGCTGATCACCGTTCCCCAAGTCGGCACACAGGAACCACAGGACGACTTCAAGGGCAAATGGGAACTCTGTTCGCCCGAAACGGTTCCCTCGTTCTCCGCCGTTGGTTACTTCTTTGGCCGCCAATTGTACCAGACTTTGGATGTCCCGATCGGGCTGATCGACAACTCGTGGGGCGGTTCCTCCGCCGAAGCTTGGGTCCGCCGGGATCTGCTCGAAGCCGATGCCCAGTATGACCCCCTGATGGAGCGTTGGGAAAAAACCGAATCGACGTACGACCATGACAAAGCTGTCGCCAACTACAAGGAAAAACTCGTTGCATGGAAAACCAAACAAGCAGCCGGTGAAAAAGTTGGTCGTCAACCGCGTGCTCCACGCAATCCGCTGACGAATCAGCATCGCCCGGGCAACCTCTACAACGGCGTGCTCAAACCTGTGATTGGTTACGGAATTCGCGGTGCGATTTGGTACCAGGGCGAATCCAATGCCGGCCGCGCCTATCAATACCGCAACTTGTTTCCGCTCATGATTCAAAACTGGCGCGACGAATGGGGCCAAGGCGATTTCCCCTTCTATTGGGTGCAACTGGCCGACTTCCGCAACGAAGTCCCCGGACCGGCCGATTCCACCTGGGCCGAGTTGCGTGAAGCTCAAACCATGACGATGACCAAATTGCCCAACACGGGCGAAGCGGTGATCCTCAATTTGGGTGAGTCGAGCGACATCCATCCCAAGAACAAACAAGACGTCGCCAAACGTCTCGCCCGCTGGGCGCTGGCTCACGATTACGGCATGGATATCGTCTATCGCAGCCCGATTTACAAATCGATGGAGACAGACGGCAATAAAATCGTACTCACATTTGACCACGTGGGCGGCGGGTTGGACACCTTCGACGTGCCAAAACTGATCGGCTTCACGATTGCTGGAGAAGACCAAAAGTTCGTGCCGGCGACCGCCAAGATCATCGGCAAAAACCAAA
- a CDS encoding 4a-hydroxytetrahydrobiopterin dehydratase codes for MPDYVQLSDEEIKQTLQSMPEWEYRDGWIRRLYKTPGWSHTLMLANTIGYLADAAYHHPDLALGYAQVIVKLQTHRVKGITQLDIALAKRIDEIVLWKPGEDSPFDGYPKTWVH; via the coding sequence ATGCCCGATTACGTTCAATTGTCCGACGAAGAAATCAAACAGACGCTGCAATCAATGCCCGAGTGGGAATACCGCGATGGTTGGATTCGCCGGCTATACAAAACCCCCGGCTGGTCACACACATTGATGCTGGCCAACACAATCGGCTATCTCGCCGATGCCGCCTATCATCACCCCGATTTGGCGCTGGGGTATGCACAAGTGATCGTCAAACTGCAGACGCATCGCGTGAAAGGCATCACGCAATTGGACATTGCACTGGCGAAACGCATTGACGAGATTGTCCTCTGGAAACCGGGCGAGGATTCGCCGTTTGACGGGTACCCGAAAACATGGGTGCATTGA
- a CDS encoding peptidyl-alpha-hydroxyglycine alpha-amidating lyase family protein, whose amino-acid sequence MNHFYSAVPLMLALAASSLFVGQAAAQNPTHAVTPTITEYDVDPAWPQRPETISGAGWVSGLAVDDKDQVWFFRKGPDPVQVYSASGEFVRSWGKDRFLNPHQLRIGPDGNIWVADFGLHVVQKFTPEGELLQTLGVRGEKGDDELHFNMPTDMVITPKGDIFVTDGYGNRRIVHFDKDGQFVKAWGSYGTEPGKFVLPHAIQLDSKGLLYVADRNSARIQIFTQEGELVDQWSNLIMPWGISINKKDEIWVCGSSPHWWVRDGKAPEYKDQLFMRFNTDGRVQQVWSIPLGDIGENKDKPDVSRLKPGEAVGVHCIAQDSQGNLYVGDIYGERAQKFVPVTQRAPAKSK is encoded by the coding sequence ATGAATCATTTCTATTCCGCTGTTCCGTTGATGTTGGCATTGGCAGCATCGTCTCTGTTTGTTGGCCAAGCAGCTGCGCAGAATCCGACGCATGCGGTGACCCCGACGATCACCGAATACGATGTCGACCCCGCATGGCCACAACGGCCGGAGACGATTAGCGGTGCTGGTTGGGTCTCCGGGTTAGCAGTCGATGACAAGGATCAGGTGTGGTTCTTTCGCAAAGGTCCCGATCCGGTTCAGGTCTATTCGGCCAGTGGCGAATTCGTCCGTTCCTGGGGAAAGGATCGATTCCTTAACCCGCACCAATTGCGGATCGGTCCCGACGGGAACATCTGGGTGGCCGACTTTGGTTTGCATGTCGTGCAGAAATTTACTCCCGAAGGAGAACTGCTACAGACGCTCGGCGTCCGCGGTGAAAAAGGGGATGATGAGCTGCATTTCAATATGCCGACCGATATGGTGATTACGCCCAAAGGAGATATTTTCGTTACCGATGGTTACGGGAATCGTCGCATCGTGCATTTCGATAAGGATGGCCAATTTGTGAAGGCCTGGGGTAGCTACGGTACGGAACCGGGCAAGTTTGTCTTGCCGCACGCGATTCAACTCGACTCCAAAGGCTTGCTGTACGTCGCCGATCGCAATAGCGCGCGGATTCAGATCTTCACGCAGGAGGGTGAACTGGTTGATCAATGGTCGAATTTGATCATGCCTTGGGGGATTTCGATTAACAAGAAAGATGAAATCTGGGTCTGTGGATCGTCACCCCATTGGTGGGTACGGGACGGCAAAGCGCCGGAATACAAGGACCAATTGTTCATGCGTTTCAACACCGATGGCCGCGTCCAACAAGTCTGGTCGATCCCGCTGGGCGACATCGGCGAGAACAAAGACAAACCGGACGTCTCACGGCTAAAGCCGGGCGAAGCGGTCGGTGTGCACTGTATTGCGCAGGATTCGCAGGGCAATTTGTATGTGGGCGACATCTACGGTGAACGGGCGCAAAAATTCGTCCCGGTGACCCAGCGTGCCCCGGCTAAAAGTAAATAG
- a CDS encoding SDR family NAD(P)-dependent oxidoreductase: MTDGKQFADLSSLRAIVTGASTGIGRAIALELARGGARTIVHCRQSLEAATVVCEEIQSSGGEAHLLSADVGEPDSAQRLIDAAWSHWNGIDIWINNAGVDLLTGDGATLDYGEKLQRLLDVDVRSAVLIGKEVGRRMQEVGHGVILNIGWDQADRGMEGDSGELFATAKNAVMGFTRSLAVSVAPQVRVNCIAPGWIQTAWGDHASETWQARVIAETPLQRWGTPEDIAKLARFLVSRDADYITGQVIAANGGAIR; this comes from the coding sequence ATGACAGACGGGAAACAATTCGCGGATTTATCCTCGCTACGGGCGATCGTGACCGGTGCGTCGACAGGCATCGGCCGTGCGATTGCTTTGGAGTTGGCGCGCGGGGGAGCGCGGACCATTGTGCATTGCCGTCAATCACTGGAGGCGGCAACTGTAGTGTGTGAGGAGATTCAGTCGTCCGGCGGCGAAGCTCATCTGCTTTCCGCTGATGTAGGAGAGCCCGATTCCGCACAGAGGCTAATCGACGCAGCTTGGAGTCACTGGAACGGCATCGACATCTGGATCAACAATGCCGGTGTGGATCTATTGACGGGTGATGGAGCAACGTTGGACTATGGCGAAAAGTTACAACGGTTGCTGGACGTTGATGTGCGATCGGCGGTGCTGATTGGCAAAGAGGTTGGTCGCCGTATGCAGGAGGTGGGTCACGGCGTGATTCTCAATATCGGTTGGGATCAGGCGGACCGAGGTATGGAGGGGGACAGTGGAGAGTTGTTTGCGACAGCGAAAAATGCGGTAATGGGTTTCACCCGTTCATTAGCGGTCAGTGTCGCACCGCAAGTCCGCGTGAACTGCATTGCGCCGGGATGGATTCAAACCGCCTGGGGTGATCATGCGAGCGAGACGTGGCAAGCACGAGTAATTGCAGAAACGCCGCTGCAGCGGTGGGGCACGCCGGAAGATATTGCCAAACTGGCCCGTTTTTTGGTTTCGCGCGATGCCGACTACATCACGGGACAAGTCATCGCCGCCAACGGAGGGGCCATTCGATAG
- a CDS encoding serine/threonine-protein kinase produces MAAVIDNAISPQSDESQLIAADSTVAVAIDTRPILEAALAKQKLIDLQLVTLEEWDAAAEAAGSAEDLVPILAQLQLMDASWNSGSEERFPVLTSFQAQKTMAGKPEDLWLDHYILLEKLGSGGMGDVFKARNTRLPRLEAIKTIQTATGTGQSDASLNMERFQREAQLLAQLQHAHLTTIFHAGHDRDVQFIAIEYVRGRNLKQYVEELYSDGGEMSIGMAIDSVITVAEVLAHAHERGVIHRDIKPANIMVTPDGGLKVLDLGIAQLRDPESTKRSSSSQLTQGAVSLGTPEVMAPEQWADAQSVTAAADIYSLGCTLFYMLTGRMPFVSETREELLCAVVSAPRPNATDFREDVPQELSAVIRRMLAHYPQDRYQSCAEVIAALLPFANRITASPLADTGDQKHKVRVFALIAGIMGALAVVAAAGWQHSSATQPAARAPQGDELSGRPFENLATPMIPAYAADDEAKVLAAYNNDSFLHTAQWLTELQSAPQLRHDSNLDVQMLVAGKPSETVFVDDDDNPQPDEFATIRVRAPHSGYLTMLVFGSDGNLFQFHWTEPLESGRWLTAFEPSAASAGDDLVVLYLTESDPLQGAPQRPSSAAPLYFEKRDGFVQGQFGARYTKSDQHNLEAAFAKPSIFQNVIQKLKTGESYPFTKPPIPPATWWARKTVPLHVVNRSTEN; encoded by the coding sequence GTGGCTGCCGTTATCGACAACGCAATTTCTCCACAAAGTGATGAATCGCAACTCATCGCCGCCGATTCGACGGTGGCCGTTGCTATCGATACGCGCCCGATTCTCGAAGCCGCTTTGGCGAAACAAAAACTCATTGATCTGCAGTTAGTGACGCTGGAGGAATGGGATGCAGCTGCCGAGGCAGCTGGTTCAGCGGAGGACTTGGTCCCCATTCTCGCGCAATTGCAATTGATGGATGCAAGTTGGAATTCCGGGTCCGAGGAACGGTTTCCGGTACTGACGTCGTTTCAGGCACAAAAAACGATGGCGGGCAAGCCCGAGGATTTGTGGTTGGACCACTATATCCTGCTGGAAAAACTGGGCAGCGGCGGGATGGGAGATGTGTTCAAAGCCCGTAACACACGTTTGCCGCGTCTGGAAGCGATCAAGACGATTCAGACCGCCACCGGAACGGGACAGTCGGATGCCAGCTTGAACATGGAACGCTTTCAACGGGAAGCACAACTGCTGGCGCAACTGCAACACGCACATCTCACGACCATTTTCCACGCGGGGCACGACCGGGACGTTCAATTTATTGCGATCGAATACGTTCGTGGACGAAACCTCAAACAGTATGTCGAGGAACTTTACAGTGACGGCGGTGAGATGTCGATCGGGATGGCGATTGATTCGGTGATCACCGTCGCCGAAGTCTTGGCACACGCGCATGAGCGCGGCGTGATCCATCGCGATATCAAACCGGCCAACATCATGGTCACGCCGGATGGCGGGTTGAAGGTTCTCGATTTGGGAATTGCGCAACTGCGGGATCCGGAATCGACGAAGCGCAGCAGTTCGTCACAACTGACCCAAGGGGCGGTCTCCTTAGGCACCCCCGAAGTGATGGCCCCCGAACAATGGGCCGATGCGCAGAGCGTGACGGCGGCAGCGGACATTTACAGCTTAGGTTGTACTTTGTTCTACATGCTGACCGGGCGGATGCCGTTTGTGAGTGAGACGCGCGAAGAGCTGCTGTGCGCCGTGGTGAGTGCACCGCGGCCCAATGCGACCGACTTTCGCGAGGATGTTCCCCAGGAACTGTCGGCAGTCATTCGCCGCATGCTGGCGCACTACCCACAGGACCGCTATCAATCGTGTGCCGAAGTGATTGCGGCGTTGTTGCCCTTTGCCAATCGCATTACCGCATCGCCGTTGGCCGACACGGGCGATCAGAAACACAAGGTCCGAGTTTTTGCTTTAATCGCGGGGATTATGGGAGCATTGGCGGTGGTGGCTGCGGCGGGCTGGCAACATTCCTCTGCAACTCAGCCAGCCGCACGTGCTCCGCAGGGCGATGAGTTGTCGGGACGCCCATTTGAGAATCTCGCAACACCCATGATTCCCGCATATGCTGCGGATGACGAAGCAAAAGTGCTCGCAGCTTACAACAACGACAGCTTTCTGCACACGGCTCAATGGCTGACGGAACTTCAATCGGCCCCGCAATTGCGGCACGACAGCAACTTGGACGTTCAAATGCTGGTCGCCGGCAAACCATCCGAAACAGTGTTTGTCGATGACGACGATAATCCTCAACCGGATGAATTTGCCACGATCCGCGTCCGTGCGCCCCATAGCGGCTATCTCACGATGCTTGTCTTTGGCAGCGACGGCAACTTGTTTCAATTTCATTGGACCGAACCGCTTGAATCGGGACGTTGGCTGACTGCCTTTGAACCGAGTGCCGCGTCAGCAGGTGACGATTTGGTGGTGTTGTATCTCACCGAAAGTGATCCATTGCAAGGAGCGCCGCAACGTCCGAGTTCTGCTGCTCCGCTGTATTTCGAAAAGCGGGACGGTTTTGTCCAAGGCCAGTTCGGCGCCAGGTACACAAAAAGTGATCAGCACAACTTGGAAGCGGCGTTTGCCAAGCCGTCAATTTTTCAAAACGTGATTCAAAAATTGAAGACGGGAGAATCCTACCCGTTCACCAAACCCCCAATCCCGCCGGCAACGTGGTGGGCCAGAAAAACAGTCCCGTTGCATGTCGTGAACCGGAGCACCGAGAATTGA